One genomic region from Xyrauchen texanus isolate HMW12.3.18 chromosome 16, RBS_HiC_50CHRs, whole genome shotgun sequence encodes:
- the siva1 gene encoding apoptosis regulatory protein Siva: MPKRSYPFSETFSSQYKVHVGQKEMSNYGVFGLQYKQEIYEKTKNLLFSGTKAVMSRIWNVDGEKGSNVQVSDPTAVPSSVSGHQTLLKGQTLIGADGRLKKTNAVSGPAAATTACCVCQRVSGSRSPCAQCERPACPACTQQCNSCSNHCCSLCAVTDYSERYDRVLCLNCSS, encoded by the exons atgcCTAAACGCTCTTATCCGTTCAGCGAGACTTTCTCCTCCCAGTATAAAGTTCATGTTGGGCAGAAAGAGATGAGTAACTATGGCGTGTTCGGACTCCAATACAAACAAGAGATTTACG AAAAGACCAAAAACCTGCTCTTCAGTGGAACTAAAGCGGTGATGAGTCGAATCTGGAATGTGGACGGAGAGAAGGGATCAAATGTTCAAGTGTCCGATCCGACCGCTGTACCGTCATCGGTCTCTGGACATCAGACGCTCCTCAAAGGACAGACGCTCATCGGCGCTGATGGAAGATTAAAGAAGACGAACGCCGTTTCGG GTCCGGCAGCAGCGACTACAGCGTGTTGTGTATGTCAGAGGGTTTCCGGTTCGAGGAGTCCGTGTGCGCAGTGCGAGCGTCCTGCGTGTCCTGCATGCACCCAACAGTGCAACAGCTGCTCCAATCACTGCTGCTCATTATGTGCCGTTACAGA TTACAGCGAGCGTTACGACCGAGTCCTGTGCTTGAACTGCTCGTCCTGA
- the zbtb42 gene encoding zinc finger and BTB domain-containing protein 18.2 — MEFPDHSRQLLQCLSQQRHQGFLCDCTVLVGETQFRAHRAVLASCSMYFHLFYRDQLDKRDVVLLNSDIVTAPAFGLLLEFMYEGKLEFSSLPIEDVLAAASYLHMYDIVKVCKGKLKDKDLSFLDEKIGDGMVTSGLDKGNCAEARWHAPQAPQRAATADNCDMDNGDASPAVTDCDRPVQKANGHPGGSPDLVGVNYVSAEGDPCVQTAGKTKADVRSSAIGLSQRSRAVDDMDCALDLSFKPLSSRDGFHPSFLSGQLALDSQQQATEPLVKDEHDFLSEQEDGEPVSPVSRRFGNSARNSVVTGFAALFPGNNGPNADDDLMEGEGRREEGPPPGRLLGDSEGEDEDDLASSDISTSSGVLLSGGQQVCVCPLCSKVFPSPHVLQLHLSSHFREKDGVRSKLSPDGSVPTCSQCGKTFSCMYTLKRHERTHSGEKPYTCGQCGKSFQYSHNLSRHAVVHTREKPHACKWCERRFTQSGDLYRHIRKFHCGLVKTLTIG, encoded by the coding sequence ATGGAGTTCCCAGACCATAGCCGGCAGTTGCTGCAGTGCCTGAGTCAGCAGAGGCATCAAGGTTTCCTCTGTGACTGCACCGTCCTCGTCGGAGAGACTCAATTCAGAGCGCACCGGGCCGTTCTGGCCTCCTGCAGTATGTACTTCCACCTCTTCTACAGGGATCAGCTGGACAAAAGGGACGTTGTGCTTCTGAACAGCGACATTGTGACGGCGCCAGCTTTCGGCTTGCTTCTTGAATTTATGTATGAGGGCAAACTGGAATTCAGCTCGTTGCCCATCGAGGACGTCTTGGCCGCCGCCAGCTACCTGCACATGTACGACATTGTGAAAGTGTGCAAAGGAAAGTTAAAGGACAAGGACCTGAGCTTCCTGGATGAGAAGATCGGAGATGGGATGGTCACGAGCGGTTTGGATAAGGGAAATTGTGCTGAAGCGCGCTGGCACGCGCCGCAGGCCCCCCAGAGAGCTGCCACGGCAGACAACTGTGACATGGACAACGGTGACGCGAGCCCTGCTGTCACAGATTGTGATAGGCCCGTGCAGAAGGCGAACGGTCACCCTGGCGGGTCCCCGGACCTTGTAGGTGTCAATTATGTGTCAGCAGAGGGCGACCCTTGTGTCCAAACAGCTGGAAAAACAAAAGCTGATGTCAGGAGTTCAGCCATCGGCTTGTCCCAGAGGTCCCGGGCGGTGGATGACATGGACTGCGCTTTGGATTTGTCTTTCAAGCCTCTGTCGAGCCGAGACGGCTTCCACCCCTCCTTCCTCTCGGGACAGCTGGCCCTCGACAGCCAGCAGCAGGCCACGGAGCCACTTGTTAAAGACGAACACGACTTTCTGTCAGAGCAGGAGGACGGCGAGCCCGTGAGCCCCGTGAGCCGGCGCTTTGGGAATAGCGCCAGGAACTCAGTGGTGACAGGGTTCGCTGCCCTCTTCCCCGGCAACAACGGCCCGAACGCGGACGACGACCTGATGGAGGGGGAGGGCCGGCGCGAGGAGGGGCCTCCCCCCGGCCGGTTGCTCGGAGACAGCGAGGGGGAAGACGAAGACGATCTGGCGTCCTCGGACATCTCGACGTCCAGCGGCGTTCTGTTATCCGGCGGCCAGCAAGTGTGCGTGTGTCCGCTCTGCAGCAAAGTCTTCCCGAGCCCGCACGTGTTGCAGTTGCACCTCAGCTCGCACTTCCGCGAGAAAGACGGGGTGCGTTCCAAACTCTCGCCCGACGGATCCGTGCCGACGTGCTCGCAGTGCGGCAAGACGTTCTCCTGCATGTACACGCTAAAGCGGCACGAGCGCACGCACTCCGGCGAGAAGCCCTACACGTGCGGCCAATGCGGAAAGAGCTTCCAGTACTCGCACAACTTGAGTCGGCACGCCGTCGTGCACACGCGCGAGAAGCCGCACGCGTGCAAGTGGTGCGAGCGACGCTTCACGCAGTCTGGGGACCTGTACCGGCACATCCGGAAGTTTCACTGCGGCCTCGTGAAAACCCTCACGATTGGATAG